CAAACCCCACAGTCCTACACATCTACTGTTCCACCTCAGTTACCATATTATAGTATTATACTTTTATTTACAATACCAATTATTTCATGTTTTTTATGTGTAATTATTTATGTATTTATCATCCACCTTTGCCTCGATCTTGTAAACACTCCAGATTTGAATTAGAAGTCTCCTTATTCTTTCCTCAAAAACTCCCCTTACCCCCCTCTCCCCACCCCTTACCCCCACCCTAGTTCTGTAATTTTTGTCCAgattttttgtatatataaaaaatattactcTTTCTTCCAATTTATGTGAAAGAGTTAGAAAGgatcaaaatatttaatttttactACAAATTCTTtacaaattttaaaataaaatttacataattaAACATTACATAAAAAGTATTATTAACCAATATAATAGATTCACaacattttaaaataaatataatCAAGGAAAAATTGCTTCAATCCATCTGTTCTTCAATATCTAATATCATAACTATCTTTAAAGTTGTCCCGTCTGATTCCAAATAAGACGTGAAGTAATACCTTCACATAAATGAGAAGAATATAATGcaaaatatctataaatatttgatCATGCATCCAGTTACTCTCTCTATCTCAATATGtgccacacttttttttttaatctatctCAATAAGAGTGTCACTTTATATAtttataaattatttaattttaaaatttctcTTTTACAACCATATAAATATTTAAAACTTATATTgaaccacaaattttaaaaaaattaatttatttcttaaattttctgCTTAATCAAATAGCACCGGATATTATTGTACTAACTTAAAATTGACGTAATAACAAGTAAACTTTAAATTCTGTATGGTCTCTATGCCCCATCATaggtctcttttttttttctcgagTCTCTAACTATATGTACACAACTTCCCCACTTTTCAAATCCCACATACAATACAATCCCCACTACACCTCCAACTCGAAAATCTCTTTGTTGAAAACTCTTCAACAAAGCTCAAAAACCTCATTTGAAAAATCTACAAAACTTGTAGAATTAAGGTCTTGGGTCATAGCTTTCTCCCTTCTCTATAATGGCACAACAACAAAAGCATTTACATGAGCTTCTAAAAGAAGATCAAGAACCATTTCAACTTAAACATTACATTGCTGATAGACGTCTTCAGCTCAAGAAACTCGATAACAAAATTCCTTCCAAATATTCATTACAACCATGGAAAAAACAAaaaccaaacaacaacaacaatactacaTCATTATGCAAACACGCTTGTTTTTTCTCGTTTCAAGAATCACCAAGCCCGGCCCGAAAAGCCTTCCTCCCCTCCCCCTCTCCGGGCCTAGCAGCAGCAGCATCAAAAAGCCCGGCCCGAAAAGTATTTCGGGCCGGACCTCTGCTGCTGGAAGCCGCAATGCGGATTCAGAAAAACCCGAAGAAAACCCAGTCGGGGTTCGGTTTATTCGGGTCGATTCTGAAGAAAATCAAGAGCAGTAATAGTGGCAAGAAACGTGAAATTATTAAAAGTGAAGTTTTCGTGGGAAGACGTGAAGAAGTTTGTGATGAACACTTGAGAAGTGGTTCTTGTACTTCTTGTAATAATAGTAGGCTCAGTAGTGCTGGTTGGTCTGAAAGTAATAATGAAGAGGAAAAATCTATAGATTTTGAGACTTCAAGTAGTTGTTTGTCTGATAATGAGGAAATTGAGGAGCTTGTTAATGGTGATTTTGACAAATATTGTTCAAGTCCTTTAAGTCCATTTAGATTTTCTCTTCAGAAATGTCCATCGTTGACAGGTTGCCGGACGCCAGATTTTTCATCACCGGTAGCATCTCCGGTTCACAATAAGGAGGTTTGTCATTTTCTGTCTCTGTTTTGTCAGTAGGGCGTGTTCATGCTTCTGTTTGGGTCGGTTTTTTATTAGAATTAAAACCTAATCAAACCAAACATAATACATATTCATTGGTTACTTAATGATATTTCTCTAAAATGCAACTATAATTAACTCAATGTAACTTTTCACATGTTAATTTGCTATATTATTTCGATTtatgtgactttttttttttactcaatttCAAAAATAATTAGTACagactttttatatttagtaacaatttataGTCAGATAAATTTTTATGGCTGTGTGAACTGTCATACAGCTTTGTATAAATTGGGGCAGAGCGAGTAATCTTGTGAGTATATACTCAACTTTGTTCGAAATTAATCATAAGTTCTTACCATTTAATGTTCACTTTTTTACTTTAAGTTTTTTGTGGAAACTTATATTATCTGATTTGATACAAGAAAGGTTTGTCATTTGTCATTCTACTTTGTCAGTGTCTTGTCAAAAACCAAATTATGTAAAttttggtatgttgttgtttctACTAAAATGTAGTAACTAGAGTTAATTGCGGTTAGCAATATGTTATAACATGTTTAATTGCAACATTAAATCTTTTTAAGTGTATATAATATATCATAACCTTTTTCGAAAAAAATTGTAATTCTTACTATTTAATGTTGTTAATTAATactactaatattattattattattattattattattattattattattatcatttttaatttaatttgtgACAGAAAAATTATGCCTGGTAAATCTTTTGTTACTATTTTATGTTGTCCGAGTCAACTAGTTACTTAGCTGACTAAGTTTGACCTGGTTTTTACGTATCGGCAAAAGGATCTCGTTGGTCTAATTCGATGGCCGGATTATCGATATTAAATGACAAAAATGGCCATTGAAATTTTTGTCATTTTAATAATCAAACAATTTTATTAGGGGTGAAATTTGTCATTTTTCTATATGACTAGAGATTTCTATTTGTTTGATAGTTGTACCATTTTTTATCACGCTTCTGCCACCAAAATCTTTTTTTGATGGACCTTGTCTAAGGAAATATAAAAAAAGACACAATTTTTCATAATAGGacaaaaccaattttttttttgttttttttgtttttttcatttGGATCCAATTGATAATATCTTAATTCCTACACCACTCTTTTCCATATTCCTTCAGTAGCAATTTATGTTGTGGCCTTTAATTgaacatgaagtttaagaaaataattttttttcttctgaaatttatgatttaaaaCAAGCCATAAAGATTTATGTAAACTATAAGTTTCCTTACTTTAAAAAGTGAATTTCCTATGGATTATCCGTCAGAAATTTGCTCGTCGAAAACGTTTTTGACGGCCTTCCTGTCAGAAATCCCTTAACGACGAGCCAATTTCCAGCGGGatgtttgtaaaaaaaaaaatcttatattTTTATAGTTTCTAAAGTAAAATATGACATTGTTTTTGGGACCGACTAAAAGAGAAAGTATATAATGTAACTTGGAACCAAGAGAGTATTATAATTGACAAATTTTAAAGTATATGGAATAAACATCAGCAGTCAACATCATATAATTCATGGCCTAATGGTACAACATTCCATCAAATGAGTAAAATAATACATTTTCTTGATATGCAGCTTATTATATGTTTGTACTTAATAATTGGATTTCTTGTGTCTAGGACAAAGAAAACTATGAAGGTTCGGCAAATGTTGAACAAGAAGAAGATGAGAAAGAACAATGCAGCCCGGTTTCTGTCTTGGATCCTCCGTTTGATGATGATGGACATGAAGGCGAATATGAGTACGAGGACGAAGATGAGGAAGACGACGATTGTGGTAGCGAATGCAACTATGCGCTTGTACAGAGTACGTAAATCATTACCTCGAACTTATTTTGAATACTTATGTGCGATAAATGATTATAATTTGTGATAAGTCAGTGAAAATTCATATAGCTGATTACAATGATATTGTATATTAAGTTGTATCAATACTAGTTAGTAGTATCTTGCTGGT
The nucleotide sequence above comes from Lycium barbarum isolate Lr01 chromosome 3, ASM1917538v2, whole genome shotgun sequence. Encoded proteins:
- the LOC132629894 gene encoding uncharacterized protein LOC132629894, whose protein sequence is MAQQQKHLHELLKEDQEPFQLKHYIADRRLQLKKLDNKIPSKYSLQPWKKQKPNNNNNTTSLCKHACFFSFQESPSPARKAFLPSPSPGLAAAASKSPARKVFRAGPLLLEAAMRIQKNPKKTQSGFGLFGSILKKIKSSNSGKKREIIKSEVFVGRREEVCDEHLRSGSCTSCNNSRLSSAGWSESNNEEEKSIDFETSSSCLSDNEEIEELVNGDFDKYCSSPLSPFRFSLQKCPSLTGCRTPDFSSPVASPVHNKEDKENYEGSANVEQEEDEKEQCSPVSVLDPPFDDDGHEGEYEYEDEDEEDDDCGSECNYALVQRAQQQLLYKLRRFEKLAELDPIELEKLMLEEEEEEEEEEGDDDLEDDDDSVLSYRDQDYDTFASEVTIPFDMKRLVSDLISEEKTDNNSLNNREEVVFGRVCKRLDSWQHVRSDTIDMMVESDLKTEFDDWKNFQEKREETAMEVEVSIFRLLVEELAAEEMVHFAGHHGNFNKVFA